The sequence taaaaaatagcctgtTTTGAAAATCAGTTTCTTTAGCCATTAAGAAGTATGATTTTAATGCAAGGTATATAGAATGACATTCACTATATTTATTACTTGATTCtgttcacttatatttggaattatcctatataatatttttagttaTGAGTTATATTATGAATTTATAGTGAGCTGATTTGAAAACAGTGGAgctgccaaaactggtttggctaagtggatagagcatcggcctgtggactcgagggtcccaggttcgattccagtcaagggcatgtaccttggttgcaggcacatacccagtggggagtgtgcaagaggcagctgattgatgtttctctctcatcgatgtttctaactctctatccctctccctctctgtaaaaattcaataaaatatatttttaaaatgtgctttaaaaaaaaaaggtaacagtGGAGctgaacaatttttttaaaaaattatttttattgatttcagagaggaagggagagaaagatagaaacatcaaaaaagagagaatcattgattagctgcctcctgcacacctcacactagggatcaagcccacaacctgagcccacaacctgggcatgtgccctgactggttcataggtcgctgatcaaccattaagccatgctggctgggctgaaccATATTTTTGTTGGCTTATTTAACTTCTAGGCATGAGTCTAATTATGGAAGAGCTAATGGGAATTTTAGTTCCTAGGACAAACTTACTCTGTTTTGTTATTTCTGATTCCCTGAATATATCCCAATCATAATCCTCGAGTTAGCCTTCGGTAAAATTACCAGTTATTCAGAACTTTGTGCTTGGCTATTAGGTCCTATTTGATCATAGTTAAaattcattatttcccatagttcttatctctatttaatttttctaatcttTGAGTGATtgcttaaattttaaaaggtcaGGTGTTAGTGAAAGGAAGTACATTTTGAATCATCAGTACCAGGTTTCATTCAGAATATCTAAGTTGGGCTTCTGGTCCTGCCATTTGTTAGGCTGTCAGTCTCTCACTCAGTCtcagttttcttgttttaaaatacagataGTAATATCTAGCTCCCAGACTTGCAATTGTAATGAATGAGGTAATACAGACAAAAGCATTCGGTAAACTACAAGAAATTTGTACAAATATAAATTGTAATGTCATGCTCCCAAAGAAATGAATTTTACCCAGGTTTCCTACTCCTTGGTTTTCATCTCAGATGGGTAAGAGTCAttggtttttatttgtaatttggcaaacattttaaaactattttcaggTGAAAGTACTGAGGAAGAGTTGCTGAGAAGATTACAACAAATTAAAGAGGGCCCACCACCACAAAACTCAGATGAAAATAGAGGTATATTTTACTTTGTAGGGGGTGGGTAGAGGatggaatggataaaaaacataaCAGTAAATGTCAGCTAAAGATTATCCAGAAATGGCATAAATTAATTTGGTGCTAAGTTAACTGCTCATAAAAAGAGAAATGGCATTGTCTTGATATTTGGTAAGAATGTGAACATAGGGTGTCTTTTTCTGCTTCATCTTTGGTTTGTTTATATTAATTGGAGCATTGTGAGAAGTGGCATATTTAAATGTAGTATTTTCTTGATTTTCCACATCCATTGAAATTTCCTTCTATCTACtgaattattccttttttataaacATGAGTTCCTAACTAGCAGAAAGAAATGCTGTGTTTTCTAACCTGGTGGTTCTCAATAGGGTTTAATTTTGCCCCTTATGGGACATTGGCCatgcctggagacattttttgttTGTCAATACTGCGAGTTTGTTATCAGCATCTAGTGGGTGGAAGCTAGGGATATGGATAAACATCCTAACATcctgatgtttttttctcaatgTGAAGTAGAGAATTTCACTATCTAACCAAAGAGGCTATGATAACAGTCTGGTCTTGAATGTGCCATTATATGTATTGTGCTAGGTTCAGACTATTCATTTGGTCTGATGTCCAATTTCACGTTAATTAAGAATCTTGGTAACATGAAGAAATATTCATACATTTTCAAACCTATAAACCTTGTTTATGTTACATTTTTACAATGGCTACAGTAgtcttgtattttaaaatgtctcatcAAAGTCACTTAAATCAAAAGCCTAGAAGAAATGTTACAGGCTAATGAAAATTTGACAGAAATGTAATTTGAACTAAAATTCTAGCCCTATACCTTAACTAGTATGTACCTTGTTTGATTATAAGAGTGTCTTGACAGTGAActgaaaaatattgttttctgaCAGTCCACAGTGGCTCTGTATATAATAGACTTTCTCCAGATTCCCTTTAAGAAAGTTCTCTAGATTTTGTTTGGATTAGCTTGCTCtttcaaaatgaaattgaaatgtCCCTGCCTTTACTTGCAAGTCTATGTAGTACAGCTTACAAAAATCTATAAATTTGAAATCTGTTCAGaagctgttcttttctttttctaatacaaAGTTTCTGAGCACTATTACATGATTCTCCTAATTTTAGTAgttccttttctcctcttctccctcttttaAAAACAGGTGGAGAATCTTCAGATGATGTGTCTAATGGTGACTCTATAATAGACTGGCTTAACTCTGTCAgacaaactggaaatacaacaaGAAGTGGTCAGAGAGGAAACCAATCTTGGCGAGCAGTGAGCCGGACTAATCCAAACAGTGGTGATTTCAGATTCAGCTTAGAGATCAATGTAAACCGTAATAATGGGAGTCAAAACCCAGAGAATGAAAATGAGCCATCTGCAAGACGTTCTAATGGAGAAAACATGGATAACAGCCAAAGGCAAGTGGGAAATCCACGATCTGAATCAACATCTGCAGGGCCATCTAGATCAGAACGCAATTCAACTGAAGCATTAACAGAAGTCCTATCTACTAGAGGTCAAAGAAGAGCAAGAAGCAGAAGCCCCGACCACCGGAGAACACGAGCAAGAGCTGAAAGAAGTAGGTCACCTCTGCATCCAATGAGTGAAATTCCACGAAGGTCTCATCATAGTATCTCATCTCAGACTTTTGAGCATCCTTTGGTAAATGAGACTGAAGGAAGTTCTAGAACCCGGCACCATGTGACACTAAGACAGCAAATAAGTGGACCTGACTTGCTAAGTAGAGGTCTTTTTGCAACTTCCGGAATAAGAAATGCCTCACAGGGAGCAGGTTCTTCAGACACAACTGGTAATGGTGAATCTACAGGATCAGGACAGAGACCTCCAACCATAGTCCTTGATCTTCAAGTAAGAAGAGTCCGTCCTGGAGAATATCGGCAGAGAGATAGCATAGCTAGCAGAACTCGGTCAAGGTCTCAGACGCCAAACAACACAGTCACTTATGAAAGTGAACGAGGAGGTTTTAGGCGTACATTTTCACGTTCTGAGCGGGCAGGTGTGAGAACCTATGTCAGTACCATCAGAATTCCAATTCGTAGAATCTTAAATACTGGTTTAAGTGAGACTACATCTGTAGCAATTCAGACCATGTTAAGGCAAATAATGACAGGTTTTGGTGAATTAAGCTACTTTATGTACAGTGATAGTGATTCAGAGTCTAGTGGCTCAATCTCAAGTCAAAATATGGAAAGGGCGGAGTCACGGAATGGAAGAGGGGGTTCTGGTGGTAGTACCAGTTCTGGTTCCAGTTTGAGTTCTAGTTCCAGTCCTAGTTCTAGTTCCAATGGTGAAAGTTCAGAGATTAGCTCAGAGGTATTTGAAGGTAGTAATGAAGGAAGCTCATCATCAGGCTCATCAGGTGGCAGGCGAGAGGTTCGACACAGGGCCCCAGTAACATTTGATGAAAGCGGCTCTTTGCCCTTCCTTAGTCTGGCTCAATTTTTCCTCTTAAATGAGGATGATGATGACCAACCTAGAGGACTCACCAAAGAACAGATTGACAATTTGGCAATGAGAAGTTTTGGTGAAAATGATGCATTAAAAACCTGTAGTGTTTGCATTACAGAATATACAGAAGGCAACAAACTTCGTAAACTACCCTGTTCCCATGAGTATCATGTCCACTGCATCGATCGCTGGTTATCTGAAAATTCTACTTGTCCTATTTGTCGCAGGGCAGTCTTAGCTTCTGGTAACAGAGAAAGCGTTGTGTAATTAAGGTCTGAGCTCTCAGCTATGTACCTGGTATAGTGATGGGCAAACAGGAATCACTTGCTTTATGTCCACTTTTTGAGTGGTGCTTGTAAAGTTGCAACATGAATTGAGTCATTGCTTTCTGAATGAATAATTGTCCTGTCTCCAATTTCTGTTccagaataaaaggaaatatttaaaaagcaatgttttAGGACATAAAATCTAATTTCAGTATCAGTAATTGATACACTAATGATTTATTGTATATGTTTATTAGTTTCTCCTTTGTTATCTTAAAAGATCTGTCTTAGCAGTGGCTATCTGTTTcatgttgatttttaaagtttcccatgccataggaGAGAGGGGCTAAGGAAATTATCAGTTTAGACTAAGTTACAGTACATGTTTTATAAGTAATTGCTTAAAGCTTCACCATTCCCAGTTATTAGTTGGCACAAATTTAGCTACATGCTGACTATCATTTGTTCACCTTTTAGGCAAGGTGATATTGGACATGTCAGTGTAAATAACACCTAAGGTTAGATATTCTAAGTGTATAACTGTCTCCTAAGCCCATCACTGTGGCACACTGTAGAAGTGAGCTTATAGTTTAATTAAGATGTTTATCTTGTGGAAATATTAAAAAAGCCTATGCTTGtgtaagtgaaaaaaatcacattcatttgtttaaaaatgtaaagctaTTTTGTAGAGGCTCAGTACTTTTCCAATGCACTATTGTAATAATGCATTACAAATTGTAAAGTACCATGCATAGAAATGAAAACAACTGCTTTTTTGAGccaatatagtaaaaaaaaaaatcataccaaACAAAGTACAAGGCTCCTTTTATAAGTGTGTACATGTCAAGAGCAGAACATATCTATACTATTTAATGTATGTGAACAGCTACTGTGACATTGCAAAGTAAAGGTCAGAGTGCAGAATTGAACTACATTGAAGACCAATGGAAATTGTGTGTTTTAACTTGGATTTAGGCAGAAAATGAAAGACGGGGAGACTACTACTCTGGAAGAATTTAAACTTTTTCATGAAGACAGTATAATCATACTGGTTTCGTATGGTGAGATCTTTGGCGCAGTATTCTGCTTGAGCAGATGAAGTAGATGAACAAATGAATAGGCAgagctttgctttaaaaaaaacaagccaCTATGACCTAGTACAATTTACATTGTTGTTTTTACAagtctcctaaaaaaaaaaaaaagaggtagaagAAGGAGATTGTAAACcacttttaacataaaaattgGTATAGATGTGTATACTAATAAGAAAGTCTCGAATTTGCATTGTTTTCAAGATTTGTCATTTAAGGTACCAGTGCACACTTGTTAGTATTCCATTGCTGTTTAACACAACCTAATATTTCACATTTAAAGACCAGTTGAGTAGTTAagagattttctttttgaaagtgaGTCATGTTGGGTTATTTGAAATTCACATTTGTTGTGCTGCCCATATTTAAAGATGAGGCCACTGACTTATGATCCATGGGACATGCACTTTATGTTTGTTTCCTTAGTAGTAACAATAGGTTTGTGAAAAGAACCTCAGCACTCATGCCAAATTTTTCTTTTGAGGCTGGTTGGGGTTTGGATTAGTCTGATTGTGGAAGACTGTTAGTTTATTTGGAAAAAGCTAATGGGTCCAAAGAGGAATTGAACACATCCTTGGTCTTTAACAAAGTGAGCTGATTACCCAGGCATAATCAGAtactcaaaaaataaacaagtctgCATTTAGGAACTATCTAGTTACCTTAACTGCTGTCAATTTAGCTGTAAAGCTGATTTCAAAGctcatattttcatgttttcctcttgctttcaATCCTACCTAAGTATCAAGGAAATTAACTTGTAAATGTGGTAGTTGTTTGCTAAGGATATGTACTGCTCTTGCAAGGAAATAATGTTCAAACAAagcttcacttattttttttaatataagcagAAATTACTGTTTATGGCgcttatataatacattttatcttttaaaaaaaaattgtccatGTAAAAGTCAGAATTCCTTTATATTTGTGAGCCTCCTTGTCTCCTTTCCTAAGGGTATGTAATCTGGTTTTCAGATCTGCAGGGTAGTCTGATTGGCTAAAAACAAACCCATTTTCTTCTTGGTATAAAATGTCCCATTATTATgggggtgttaattttatatattttaaaaacaacagctCATTCTAAGCATAAAGGTTACTAAAAACAGGTATCTCCCAAGATGCATTACTCTATTACTCATTTGTGAAGTATTAAGGTAAGAACTCATGCTGAATTCTGGTTATGAAGGTAGATATTGAACCTATTCATAAATACTGGAAATAGAATTTTAAGTTTATAGCCCTCAGTAGAATGCACATATTGGGCATGTGCATGTGGACACCTTTTTCAATAGCATTCATTGGTTTCCATTAGACTGTgtagaatggataaaaaaatttaacagaatTTGCTTTTTTTTGCAAGGCCCATGACTAATATGTACTTACTGGTGGACATTGAAGACAAGGTCATTTGTAGGTGTCAGATGTACAGTGGAGAAGAAAGATCTATTTTCCTACCAGCATCCAAACACCTGTTCCCTTAAGGGAGCATGTTCTTGCAAAagactttacattttattttttatttttgcactttttctttattaaagaaaGATTCTGTCCTGGAACTTCATGCAGTAATAGGAACAAGATAAAACAATGTTGGGAGTTTACATTGTTCAAAGTATAGGGGAAAGTACTAAAATCtgaatttctttgaatatttcatatgtttttaaaaatacacttattAGTCTGAAGCATTTGAGGTGTTATATTGTTTAACTTCAAGCAGCTAATAAAGCTGCAGTTTATTATTACTACAAACAAGATTGAACAAGTTAGGCTTAAAGTTTGCAGACTTTGTAGCAATACTAGATGAACCATGTTGTTAATTTTGAGGATTTGCTCTAAAAAGAACACATCAGTCATACCTCAGTGGTGTTAGTGGTTAATGGAGGTGGGAACTGAGAAACGTGCTCACATTAGTGTTGCAATGTAGGGAATAATGGGGCagttaacaacaagaaaaatgtttagcaccattttatatatatgaaatatctaaaaatataatcattgGAATTTATCCAAACTTTAAGATTAGGAAACTGATTATAAGTGTTACCTCAGGTAATTTTCCCCCCTGGGAAAAATATGTCTTCTCCATGGCAAGTATTCAGTGTCTCTAATTATTTATGAAGGATTGTCACTTAATATGCTTAGTATTGAACCACCTGCTTCCCAAATGTCCATGACAGCCATGACTTCAGTCAGTTCCCAAAATACCCATGTGATAGGGAGGTGAATGTTGCAAAATGCCTCCTAAAAGGCCATTTTTACAGCTTGCTAGAATACAGCGGTACCTCGTAGTTGTTGATACTTTTAAAGATGGACTATGTTTttaccctcctcccctttcttctcttttgttcttttataagtAATCTgccttatttgaatttttaagttTTACCTTACTGGCTTCCCTGTCAAATGTATTACCAACATTAAGTACTTAGAAACCATGTTTGCAGGGCACTTTTATTCATGGCTTATAAGACTATGCTCATTGCTACTTTCTAAAGTATTCTGTACCTTAGTAATGCAAGAGATTGAAAAGGCACATGTTCAAGTGTCGGGCGTTTTCTTCCTTAGTAGAATTCTTCAGGATGTTTTATATTCAATAATAGTATTGTAATTCATTGAGTTAACTTAGTAAATTGTATGCttttgaaaacatttgaaaatgtaaatcaatATAACATGCATATTAGTAAAATTAAAGTTCAAAGTCCAAAGAattattatttaacttatttttaaatcagattttaaTAAACAACTAAGA comes from Eptesicus fuscus isolate TK198812 chromosome 1, DD_ASM_mEF_20220401, whole genome shotgun sequence and encodes:
- the RLIM gene encoding E3 ubiquitin-protein ligase RLIM, whose amino-acid sequence is MESSDSNDKGSGDQSAAQRRSQMDRLDREEAFYQFVNNLSEDDYRLMRDNNLLGTPGESTEEELLRRLQQIKEGPPPQNSDENRGGESSDDVSNGDSIIDWLNSVRQTGNTTRSGQRGNQSWRAVSRTNPNSGDFRFSLEINVNRNNGSQNPENENEPSARRSNGENMDNSQRQVGNPRSESTSAGPSRSERNSTEALTEVLSTRGQRRARSRSPDHRRTRARAERSRSPLHPMSEIPRRSHHSISSQTFEHPLVNETEGSSRTRHHVTLRQQISGPDLLSRGLFATSGIRNASQGAGSSDTTGNGESTGSGQRPPTIVLDLQVRRVRPGEYRQRDSIASRTRSRSQTPNNTVTYESERGGFRRTFSRSERAGVRTYVSTIRIPIRRILNTGLSETTSVAIQTMLRQIMTGFGELSYFMYSDSDSESSGSISSQNMERAESRNGRGGSGGSTSSGSSLSSSSSPSSSSNGESSEISSEVFEGSNEGSSSSGSSGGRREVRHRAPVTFDESGSLPFLSLAQFFLLNEDDDDQPRGLTKEQIDNLAMRSFGENDALKTCSVCITEYTEGNKLRKLPCSHEYHVHCIDRWLSENSTCPICRRAVLASGNRESVV